One region of Microbacterium rhizosphaerae genomic DNA includes:
- a CDS encoding pyridoxamine 5'-phosphate oxidase family protein translates to MRRRTADCENGPVATQFGEISDRLGRFIAAQHMFFVATAARDGRVNVSPKGLDSLRVLGPNRVVWLNGTGSGNESAAHILDSPRMTLMFCALSGKPLILRLYGTARAIHEGDTEWEELVGLLPPMRGARNIFDVDIDLVQTSCGFGVPLFDYQEQRTLMDSWAAHKGPDGLRRYQHEKNGYSIDGFPTGWPDPGADGFEVESAS, encoded by the coding sequence ATGCGCCGGCGCACCGCCGACTGCGAGAATGGACCCGTCGCGACTCAGTTCGGCGAGATCAGCGATCGGCTCGGCCGGTTCATCGCGGCGCAGCACATGTTCTTCGTCGCGACCGCCGCCCGCGACGGGCGGGTCAACGTGTCGCCGAAGGGATTGGACTCGCTGCGCGTCCTCGGGCCGAACCGCGTCGTGTGGCTCAACGGCACGGGCAGCGGCAATGAGTCCGCAGCGCACATCCTCGATTCGCCGCGGATGACGCTGATGTTCTGTGCGCTGTCGGGCAAGCCGCTCATCCTGCGCCTCTACGGCACGGCGCGCGCGATCCACGAGGGCGACACGGAGTGGGAGGAGCTCGTCGGGCTCCTCCCGCCCATGCGGGGCGCGCGGAACATCTTCGACGTCGACATCGATCTCGTTCAGACCTCGTGCGGCTTCGGCGTGCCGCTCTTCGACTACCAGGAGCAGCGGACGCTCATGGACTCGTGGGCCGCTCACAAGGGCCCGGACGGCCTGCGACGATATCAGCACGAGAAGAACGGGTACAGCATCGACGGCTTCCCGACGGGCTGGCCCGATCCGGGCGCCGACGGGTTCGAGGTCGAATCCGCGTCGTGA
- a CDS encoding aldose 1-epimerase family protein, translating into MPAPLSGTQFTLTRGADTAVVASIGASLRSFQHNGRDLVVPYEADALRPGYRGVTLVPWPNRVVDGRYTFGGQEEQLPLTEPARGHSLHGLAVWLDYRAVSVGEDRVRLEAVVEAQTGYPYRVGIETTFTLSADGLVQTVRATNLSDEPAPFGTGPHPYLVAGAGRVDDWTLDLPAASVLHVDERLAPTVLRPVDDGDPQRFDFRIPRTIAGAAIDHAYTDLQRDDAGIATVRLTDADGRGVAMRWDAACPWVQIHTADLDPANPAHRAGLAVEPMTCAPDAFNAPVYPFDTGLVVIEPGQSFEAGWTISAID; encoded by the coding sequence ATGCCCGCGCCGCTCTCGGGCACGCAGTTCACGCTGACCCGCGGCGCCGACACGGCCGTCGTGGCGAGCATCGGCGCCTCGCTGCGCTCGTTCCAGCACAACGGACGCGATCTCGTCGTGCCGTACGAGGCAGACGCGCTGCGCCCGGGCTACCGCGGCGTGACGCTGGTGCCCTGGCCCAACCGCGTTGTCGACGGGCGGTACACGTTCGGCGGGCAGGAGGAGCAGCTTCCGCTGACCGAGCCCGCGCGCGGCCACTCCCTGCACGGCCTCGCCGTGTGGCTCGACTACCGCGCCGTGTCCGTCGGCGAGGATCGGGTGCGGCTCGAGGCCGTTGTCGAGGCCCAGACCGGCTACCCGTACCGCGTCGGGATCGAGACGACGTTCACGCTGAGCGCCGACGGTCTCGTGCAGACCGTTCGCGCCACGAACCTGAGCGACGAGCCGGCACCGTTCGGCACCGGCCCGCATCCCTACCTCGTCGCCGGGGCGGGCCGCGTCGACGACTGGACGCTCGACCTGCCCGCCGCATCCGTCCTGCACGTCGACGAGCGGCTCGCGCCGACCGTCCTGCGTCCCGTCGACGACGGCGACCCGCAGCGGTTCGACTTCCGCATTCCGCGGACGATCGCCGGTGCCGCGATCGATCATGCCTACACCGACCTGCAGCGGGATGACGCGGGGATCGCGACGGTCCGGCTGACGGATGCCGACGGCCGCGGTGTGGCGATGCGCTGGGATGCGGCGTGCCCCTGGGTGCAGATCCACACCGCCGACCTCGATCCGGCGAACCCGGCGCACCGCGCCGGCCTGGCCGTCGAGCCCATGACCTGTGCCCCCGATGCGTTCAACGCGCCCGTGTACCCGTTCGACACCGGCCTCGTCGTGATCGAGCCCGGGCAGTCCTTCGAGGCGGGCTGGACGATCAGCGCCATCGACTGA
- a CDS encoding transposase → MADASLADIAAELYAGPPDAFVAARNARATEVADSALAAQIKALRKPSIAAWVVNVFAQERTVQLGQALQLAQELREAQDDLDAATLAQLGRQRRALTAQLAREAVGLASSRGERVTPATGEAVQQTITAAFFDADAAAAVASGRLVRELEASTPVDLDVAVGGGRPEPLEVAPPPTDEVKARRERREAEAAVHNAEQEVLRAQRDETKVESEVRNLARRVDDLAARERDLQAQLDATREELGEAKSRAPELDERRTAAGDAVAGAQRDLEAARTALDRLGG, encoded by the coding sequence ATGGCCGACGCATCGCTGGCGGACATCGCCGCGGAGCTCTACGCGGGCCCGCCGGACGCGTTCGTCGCGGCCCGCAATGCGCGCGCCACGGAGGTCGCGGATTCTGCGCTCGCGGCGCAGATCAAGGCGCTGCGCAAGCCCTCGATCGCCGCGTGGGTCGTGAACGTCTTCGCGCAGGAGCGGACCGTGCAGCTCGGCCAGGCACTGCAGCTGGCGCAGGAGCTGCGCGAGGCGCAGGACGACCTGGATGCCGCGACCCTCGCGCAGCTGGGGCGCCAGCGCCGTGCACTCACCGCGCAACTCGCTCGCGAGGCCGTCGGGCTGGCGTCCTCGCGCGGCGAGCGGGTCACGCCGGCCACCGGCGAGGCGGTGCAGCAGACCATCACGGCCGCCTTCTTCGACGCGGATGCGGCGGCCGCCGTCGCCTCCGGGCGCCTGGTCCGCGAGCTCGAGGCATCCACCCCCGTCGATCTCGACGTCGCAGTCGGCGGCGGTCGTCCCGAGCCGCTGGAGGTCGCGCCGCCGCCGACCGACGAGGTGAAGGCGCGGCGCGAACGCCGCGAGGCCGAGGCGGCGGTGCACAACGCCGAGCAGGAGGTGCTCCGCGCGCAGCGCGACGAGACGAAAGTCGAGAGCGAGGTGCGCAATCTCGCCCGCCGCGTCGACGACCTGGCCGCGCGCGAGCGCGACCTGCAGGCGCAGCTCGACGCGACCCGCGAGGAGCTCGGGGAGGCGAAGTCCCGCGCCCCCGAGCTCGACGAGCGCCGGACGGCCGCGGGCGACGCGGTCGCCGGGGCGCAGCGTGACCTCGAGGCCGCGCGGACCGCGCTCGATCGCCTGGGTGGGTGA
- a CDS encoding Nramp family divalent metal transporter, which produces MARPGTGAGPTDDEGPQKRRNPVMRFFGLLGPGLVTGAADDDPSGIATYSQAGATYGNSMLWTVPATLPMMMATQEICDRMTLATGDSFGKLIRRRFHDGTRTIIAVLIAALIVANTLNLGADLMAIGQGMRLLHAGPAALWSAIAGVAIGVAVVAGSFEWIGRIFKWLCLVLLVYVAVLFVTHVHWADVLRGLVGASIAGSPAYWALVVAVLGTTISPYMFFWQTAQRIEELRDEDLGGDHAPALDDRSQQGARRRLKTGRIDVFTGMVFSALIMFAIMAASAATLGAHHTSVSSAAEAAKALQPIAGSYASLLFAVGFIGSGVLAVPVLAAAGAAGMAGLLDKQWGLEKSPQQAPLFYILLGVGIVAGTLLAVFIHNPIQILVLSATVNGIAAGPFLVIMMLISRDRGIMGRYRNGPLAQWLGWITTAVMCVAGVYGTWYTIWG; this is translated from the coding sequence GTGGCACGACCAGGAACCGGAGCGGGTCCGACGGATGACGAGGGCCCGCAGAAGCGCAGGAACCCCGTGATGCGCTTCTTCGGCCTCCTCGGCCCGGGCCTGGTGACGGGCGCGGCCGACGACGACCCGTCGGGGATCGCGACGTACTCCCAAGCCGGTGCGACCTATGGCAACAGCATGCTGTGGACCGTGCCGGCCACCCTGCCGATGATGATGGCGACGCAGGAGATCTGCGACCGGATGACGCTCGCGACCGGCGACAGCTTCGGCAAGCTGATCCGTCGGCGCTTCCACGACGGGACGCGCACGATCATCGCGGTGCTGATCGCCGCGCTCATCGTGGCCAACACGCTGAACCTCGGGGCCGATCTGATGGCCATCGGGCAGGGGATGCGGCTGCTCCACGCCGGCCCCGCGGCGCTGTGGTCCGCGATCGCGGGGGTCGCGATCGGCGTCGCGGTCGTCGCGGGCTCGTTCGAGTGGATCGGCCGGATCTTCAAGTGGCTCTGCCTCGTCCTGCTCGTCTACGTGGCCGTCCTGTTCGTGACGCACGTCCACTGGGCGGACGTACTCAGAGGCCTGGTCGGCGCGAGTATCGCGGGCTCGCCCGCCTACTGGGCTCTGGTCGTGGCCGTGCTCGGCACGACGATCAGTCCGTACATGTTCTTCTGGCAGACCGCCCAGCGGATCGAGGAGCTGCGGGACGAGGACCTCGGCGGCGACCACGCTCCGGCGCTCGACGACCGCTCGCAGCAGGGCGCTCGGCGTCGCCTGAAGACGGGCAGGATCGACGTCTTCACGGGCATGGTCTTCTCGGCGCTGATCATGTTCGCGATCATGGCCGCGAGCGCCGCCACGCTCGGCGCGCACCACACGTCGGTCAGCAGTGCCGCCGAGGCGGCGAAGGCGCTGCAGCCGATCGCGGGCAGCTACGCCAGTCTGCTCTTCGCGGTCGGCTTCATCGGCTCTGGCGTCCTGGCCGTGCCGGTGCTCGCCGCGGCCGGCGCCGCCGGAATGGCCGGCCTGCTCGACAAGCAGTGGGGGCTCGAGAAGTCGCCGCAACAGGCTCCGCTGTTCTACATCCTGCTCGGCGTCGGGATCGTCGCGGGCACGCTGCTCGCGGTCTTCATCCACAACCCGATCCAGATCCTCGTGCTGTCCGCCACTGTCAACGGGATCGCGGCCGGCCCGTTCCTGGTGATCATGATGCTGATCTCCCGCGATCGCGGCATCATGGGCCGGTACCGCAACGGCCCTCTGGCGCAGTGGCTCGGCTGGATCACGACGGCGGTGATGTGCGTCGCGGGCGTCTACGGCACCTGGTACACGATCTGGGGCTAG
- a CDS encoding DUF6328 family protein produces MTDDESGDVAPDGRDETAAQRADRNWTEILQELRVTQTGTQVLAGFLLTVAFQARFPQLLAYQQVVYLALVVLAAATTTVGLVTVSLHRRMFRRRQKPELVRRGDFHLKLNLALLSLLSAGVVFFLFDVVTTLPIAVVAGIIVALGMLGGMLVYPLVTVRGGPRQRG; encoded by the coding sequence ATGACCGACGACGAGAGCGGCGATGTGGCCCCGGACGGCCGCGACGAGACCGCGGCTCAGCGTGCGGACCGCAATTGGACGGAGATCCTGCAGGAGCTGCGGGTGACCCAGACCGGCACTCAGGTGCTCGCCGGATTCCTGCTGACCGTGGCGTTCCAGGCCAGGTTCCCGCAGCTGCTTGCCTACCAGCAGGTCGTCTACCTGGCCCTTGTCGTCCTTGCGGCGGCGACCACGACCGTGGGGCTCGTGACCGTGAGCCTCCACCGGCGGATGTTCCGGCGGCGACAGAAGCCGGAGCTCGTGCGCCGGGGCGACTTCCACCTCAAGCTCAACCTGGCGCTGCTGAGCCTGCTCAGCGCCGGAGTCGTGTTCTTCCTCTTCGACGTGGTGACGACGCTCCCGATCGCCGTCGTCGCGGGCATCATCGTGGCGCTCGGGATGCTCGGCGGCATGCTGGTCTACCCCTTGGTCACCGTGCGGGGCGGTCCGAGGCAGCGGGGCTGA
- a CDS encoding WS/DGAT domain-containing protein produces the protein MTLFGREVGETVLLGERSPHRSVRFLSTDLGMLEARSRDAGATINDALLAAVSSGYRKALSRAGESIPDRLPVSVPVALPRRGTVANRVGVMLVRLPLGEADPDVRLRLIAAQTRSEKERARGQGTLELMRGPAGARMMDHLAHRQHLVAGFVTNVPGPPGTLRLAGAPIAALWPVAVLAANVRLGVAAVSYDQRLCCGVHFDADTVPGDDFARAMAEEFRRLTGGADLSPAASDRPAR, from the coding sequence ATGACTCTCTTCGGCCGTGAAGTCGGCGAGACGGTGCTGCTGGGAGAGCGCAGTCCCCACCGCAGTGTGCGCTTTCTCAGTACGGATCTCGGCATGCTCGAGGCTCGGAGCCGAGACGCGGGAGCGACGATCAACGATGCCCTCCTTGCCGCCGTGTCCTCGGGATATCGAAAGGCGCTCTCGCGCGCGGGCGAGTCCATCCCCGATCGCCTGCCGGTCTCGGTGCCCGTGGCGCTGCCGCGGCGAGGGACCGTCGCGAACCGGGTCGGAGTGATGCTGGTGCGCCTGCCGCTAGGGGAGGCGGACCCCGATGTGCGGCTACGCCTCATCGCCGCCCAGACCCGGTCCGAGAAGGAGCGGGCGCGCGGACAGGGAACGCTCGAGCTTATGCGGGGTCCCGCCGGTGCGCGGATGATGGATCACCTTGCGCACCGGCAGCACCTGGTCGCGGGGTTCGTCACGAACGTTCCCGGACCGCCCGGGACCCTTCGCCTTGCCGGCGCCCCGATAGCCGCGCTGTGGCCCGTGGCGGTGTTGGCCGCGAATGTCCGGCTGGGGGTCGCTGCGGTCTCGTACGACCAGCGGCTCTGCTGCGGTGTCCATTTCGATGCGGACACCGTGCCCGGAGACGACTTCGCTCGCGCCATGGCGGAAGAATTCCGCCGTCTGACCGGAGGTGCCGACCTCAGCCCCGCTGCCTCGGACCGCCCCGCACGGTGA